A window of Campylobacter cuniculorum DSM 23162 = LMG 24588 contains these coding sequences:
- the tupC gene encoding tungstate ABC transporter ATP-binding protein TupC has product MISIKNLYFSYGQKEILKIKNLELDTRKISVLMGANGSGKSTLLRVLKFLEGDFSANICYFGKNKLDDKQKRLIYILLPEPSLLNRSIEKNFHFVLKVYGVKKQEWTNRINELLKMLDLDATLLSKHPNELSSGQIQKIAFAMALSVRARYYLLDEPSAFLDKNSILLFKRAILKMQTQFQSGFLIVSHDKTFLDSLAQVKFYLHDGEILEFENTNIFDLEKGGIRFSNFIDFQDKNSKKIAINPYKIALGKDLKFLIEKARIIAIRTKKDFVYIRVISGEKILEFVLLDADFLKARLEIHQELCLSFDEDAMYFLH; this is encoded by the coding sequence ATGATAAGCATTAAAAATTTATATTTTTCTTATGGACAAAAAGAGATTTTAAAAATCAAAAATTTAGAGCTTGATACGCGTAAAATCAGCGTTTTAATGGGGGCTAATGGGAGCGGAAAATCCACACTTTTAAGGGTGCTTAAATTTTTAGAGGGTGATTTTAGTGCAAATATTTGCTATTTTGGTAAAAATAAACTCGATGATAAACAAAAACGTTTAATTTACATCTTGCTTCCAGAACCTTCTTTACTCAATCGCAGCATAGAAAAAAATTTCCATTTTGTTTTAAAAGTTTATGGAGTGAAAAAACAAGAATGGACAAATCGCATAAATGAGCTTTTAAAAATGCTTGATTTGGACGCGACACTTTTAAGCAAACATCCTAATGAGCTTTCTTCGGGGCAAATTCAAAAAATTGCTTTTGCTATGGCTTTAAGCGTTAGGGCTAGGTATTATCTTTTAGATGAACCGAGTGCTTTTTTGGATAAAAATTCCATATTATTGTTTAAAAGAGCTATTTTAAAAATGCAAACACAATTTCAAAGCGGTTTTTTAATCGTAAGCCATGATAAAACCTTTTTAGATTCTTTGGCACAGGTAAAATTTTATTTGCACGATGGGGAAATTTTAGAATTTGAAAATACAAATATTTTTGATTTGGAAAAAGGTGGGATTAGGTTTTCGAATTTTATTGATTTTCAAGATAAAAATTCAAAAAAAATTGCTATAAATCCTTATAAAATCGCACTAGGAAAAGATTTGAAATTTCTTATAGAAAAGGCAAGAATCATTGCAATAAGGACAAAAAAAGATTTTGTTTATATACGTGTTATTTCAGGAGAAAAGATTTTGGAATTTGTGCTTTTGGACGCAGATTTTTTAAAAGCACGGCTTGAAATTCATCAAGAACTTTGCTTGAGTTTTGATGAAGATGCGATGTATTTTTTGCATTAA
- the tupB gene encoding tungstate ABC transporter permease TupB: MDYIFEGFKQALYLLFNADESVISAIKTTLLSSSVSIFLALIVGFPLGFALGFVQFKCKNFIKLIVDTSLSFPTVAVGLILYALISSRGPLGEFALLFTIKALILGQFILALPIIIALFSNLIENMNVKHFLLIKSFHLSPIKLILTILYELRFALVSIVALAYGRIVAEVGVAMIVGGNIKYDTRTITTAISLETNKGEFASGIALALVLIFIAFCLNFIIHKLKRIK; this comes from the coding sequence TTGGATTATATTTTTGAAGGTTTTAAACAAGCTCTTTATTTACTTTTTAATGCCGATGAAAGCGTTATTTCGGCGATTAAAACCACACTTTTAAGCTCTAGCGTTTCTATATTTTTAGCTTTGATTGTCGGCTTTCCTTTAGGTTTTGCTTTAGGTTTTGTTCAGTTTAAATGTAAAAATTTTATCAAGCTCATTGTGGATACTAGTCTTTCTTTTCCAACCGTTGCAGTAGGTTTGATACTCTATGCTTTGATTTCAAGTCGCGGTCCTTTGGGGGAATTTGCTTTGCTTTTTACCATAAAAGCTTTGATTTTAGGACAATTTATCCTAGCTCTTCCCATCATCATCGCCCTTTTTTCCAATTTGATTGAAAATATGAATGTGAAGCATTTTTTATTGATTAAATCTTTTCATTTAAGCCCTATAAAACTTATTTTAACCATACTCTATGAATTAAGATTTGCCCTTGTAAGCATCGTAGCTTTAGCCTATGGACGTATCGTTGCAGAGGTTGGAGTTGCGATGATTGTTGGTGGAAATATCAAATACGACACAAGGACTATCACCACAGCCATTTCTCTTGAAACAAATAAGGGAGAATTTGCAAGTGGAATCGCCTTGGCTTTAGTGTTAATTTTTATCGCATTTTGTCTTAATTTCATCATACATAAACTTAAAAGAATCAAATGA
- the tupA gene encoding tungstate ABC transporter substrate-binding protein TupA encodes MKKIFSLALLALSLNAAELKMATTTSTDNTGLLDALKPLYEKQSGNTLKWVAVGTGAALKLGEDCNADVLFVHSPKAEKEFMQKGFGVERTAVMYNDFIVIAPKDLASKFKGKNLKESLELIKAEKITFISRGDKSGTDNKEKALWKKSIGEVPEKESWYQQSGQGMLASIKIAEEKNGVILTDRGTYIKYKDNEKNNPKLVIVNEGDDDLKNFYSVIAVNPKHCPQVDYKNASEFIQWLVSDETLKFIADFKLLNQALFIVDAKTRKE; translated from the coding sequence ATGAAAAAAATCTTTTCTTTAGCTTTACTTGCTTTAAGTCTTAATGCAGCAGAGCTTAAAATGGCAACGACTACGAGCACAGACAATACAGGTTTGCTTGATGCTTTAAAACCGCTGTATGAAAAACAAAGTGGCAATACCCTTAAATGGGTGGCTGTTGGCACAGGTGCGGCTTTAAAACTTGGCGAAGATTGCAATGCAGATGTGTTGTTTGTGCATTCTCCAAAAGCAGAAAAGGAATTTATGCAAAAGGGTTTTGGTGTAGAGAGAACGGCGGTTATGTATAATGATTTTATAGTGATTGCACCTAAAGATTTAGCCTCCAAATTTAAAGGCAAAAATCTTAAAGAAAGCTTAGAGCTTATCAAGGCTGAAAAAATCACTTTCATTTCAAGAGGGGACAAATCCGGCACAGACAATAAAGAAAAAGCTCTTTGGAAAAAGAGCATAGGTGAAGTGCCTGAAAAAGAAAGCTGGTATCAACAAAGCGGACAAGGAATGTTGGCTTCGATTAAAATCGCAGAGGAAAAAAATGGAGTGATTTTAACAGACCGCGGAACTTATATTAAATACAAAGACAACGAAAAAAACAATCCCAAACTCGTGATTGTCAATGAAGGCGACGATGATTTAAAGAATTTTTACTCGGTGATTGCTGTTAATCCTAAGCATTGTCCTCAAGTGGATTATAAAAATGCAAGCGAGTTCATTCAATGGCTTGTGAGTGATGAAACTTTAAAATTTATAGCAGATTTTAAACTTCTCAATCAAGCTTTGTTTATCGTTGATGCAAAAACAAGAAAAGAATAA
- a CDS encoding DUF4156 domain-containing protein, whose product MLPKTLLDIKNKKLFIILWVFIIIFVGCTQKTELLPLAKNIKVLYEKPQNCILLGREIGQKIDTMNSMSLLELRESALNDLKNKTSILMGDTLHILNMEKGWNAFWEGNEYLIEGEIYKCE is encoded by the coding sequence ATGTTGCCCAAAACTCTTTTAGATATTAAAAACAAAAAACTTTTTATAATTTTATGGGTTTTTATAATAATTTTTGTAGGTTGTACGCAAAAAACAGAATTATTACCTTTAGCCAAAAATATAAAAGTACTCTATGAAAAACCTCAAAATTGCATATTATTAGGTAGAGAAATAGGACAAAAAATAGATACTATGAACTCAATGAGTCTTTTAGAATTAAGAGAATCTGCTCTTAATGATTTGAAAAATAAAACCTCGATATTAATGGGGGATACTTTGCACATATTAAATATGGAAAAAGGTTGGAATGCATTTTGGGAAGGAAACGAATATCTTATAGAAGGTGAAATTTATAAATGTGAGTAA
- a CDS encoding Eco57I restriction-modification methylase domain-containing protein produces the protein MLIFLLRSIFMNLNIQNYGQVFTPQNIVDDMLALIQSTQNLQNPRFLEPSCGNGAFFKQLPNNKIGIELDKNVLLESQLDFIDVKQNGQKRLTSQNQILNMDFFAFSLNEKFDCIIGNPPYVRYQDILNATKSLLAPYKNFFDLRSNLYLFFIYKCILHLNDRGELIFITPRDFLKSTSSIKLNHFIFKQGTITDFIDLGDKKIFKKAQPNCAIWRFEKGNFQRNTKCRKEFHCINGQILFTKNHYFIAFNELFFVKVGAVSGADSIFKNEKFGNTEFVNSTTAKSGKTRKMIYGEYAKNCKYLQNFKEKLMQRKIKKFNENNWWEWGRAYYKSDLKRIYVNIKTRNKKPFFIHKCKAYDGSVLAIFPKFKTNDKILQTLCEKLNNTDWEELGFVCDGRFLFSQRSLENCMLDSSFKEYVNLKLEFKSYD, from the coding sequence ATGCTTATTTTTCTTTTAAGAAGTATTTTTATGAATCTTAATATACAAAACTATGGGCAAGTCTTTACACCTCAAAACATAGTTGATGATATGTTGGCTTTAATTCAAAGCACACAAAATTTACAAAATCCAAGATTTTTAGAACCAAGCTGTGGAAATGGAGCATTCTTTAAACAGCTTCCAAACAATAAAATCGGCATAGAGCTTGATAAAAATGTCCTTTTAGAATCTCAACTTGATTTTATAGATGTGAAACAAAATGGACAAAAAAGGCTGACTTCACAAAACCAAATTTTAAATATGGACTTTTTTGCTTTTTCTTTGAATGAAAAATTTGATTGCATTATCGGCAATCCCCCTTATGTGCGTTATCAAGATATTTTAAACGCGACGAAATCACTCTTAGCCCCTTATAAGAATTTTTTTGATTTACGCTCAAATCTCTATCTTTTTTTTATTTATAAATGTATTTTGCATTTAAATGATAGGGGTGAATTGATTTTCATCACACCAAGAGATTTTCTAAAAAGCACTTCAAGCATAAAACTCAATCATTTTATTTTCAAACAAGGCACAATAACAGATTTTATTGACTTAGGGGATAAAAAAATTTTTAAAAAAGCTCAACCTAATTGTGCAATCTGGCGTTTTGAGAAAGGAAATTTCCAAAGGAACACAAAATGCAGAAAAGAATTTCATTGCATTAATGGACAAATTCTTTTTACTAAAAATCATTATTTTATCGCTTTTAATGAGTTATTTTTCGTAAAGGTTGGAGCAGTCAGTGGGGCTGATTCTATCTTTAAGAATGAAAAATTTGGAAACACAGAATTTGTCAATTCCACAACTGCAAAAAGTGGAAAAACAAGAAAAATGATTTATGGGGAATACGCCAAAAATTGCAAATACTTGCAAAATTTCAAGGAAAAATTAATGCAAAGAAAAATTAAAAAATTCAACGAAAACAACTGGTGGGAATGGGGAAGAGCTTACTATAAAAGTGATTTAAAACGTATTTATGTCAATATCAAAACGCGTAATAAAAAGCCTTTTTTTATCCACAAATGTAAGGCTTATGATGGCTCGGTTCTAGCTATTTTTCCTAAATTTAAGACAAATGATAAAATCTTGCAAACACTTTGCGAAAAATTAAACAATACAGACTGGGAAGAATTAGGCTTTGTGTGCGATGGCAGATTTTTATTTTCTCAAAGAAGTTTGGAAAATTGTATGCTTGATTCTAGTTTTAAAGAATATGTGAATTTAAAACTAGAATTTAAAAGCTATGATTGA
- a CDS encoding TIGR04076 family protein: protein MKRIKIEVLKTYFDEELAKEYGCLGPCPAHKVGEVFISEGFSKPEGFCDEAWKAIYQYVFALAHMNKDEVFYYKDWITKPGVAINSCNDGIRPVVFKITRLEDEAQKPKMYEIE from the coding sequence ATGAAGCGTATAAAAATTGAGGTTTTAAAGACTTATTTTGATGAGGAACTTGCTAAGGAATACGGCTGCTTAGGACCTTGTCCGGCTCATAAGGTCGGAGAGGTTTTCATAAGCGAAGGTTTTTCAAAGCCTGAAGGTTTTTGTGATGAGGCTTGGAAAGCCATCTATCAATATGTTTTTGCTCTAGCTCATATGAATAAAGATGAGGTTTTTTATTATAAAGATTGGATTACAAAGCCCGGCGTTGCCATTAATTCTTGCAATGATGGCATACGTCCTGTTGTCTTTAAAATCACAAGATTAGAAGATGAGGCACAAAAACCAAAAATGTATGAAATTGAATGA
- a CDS encoding NAD(P)H-dependent oxidoreductase, which produces MKTLIILAHPDIEASRINKALKTAALESEVSMSELYEKYPDFSFDVKKEQELLVKHDKIILQFPCFWYSSPPLLKKYIDDIFEYGFAYGSSGTALKDKEFGLCVSFGAKEDELCEVSMCKRVEDIFIPFKCSFSFVGARFIKPFFIFDAQNLSDEDLKEKARAYRDYIKA; this is translated from the coding sequence ATGAAAACTTTAATCATTTTAGCTCACCCTGATATTGAAGCTTCTCGCATTAACAAAGCTCTTAAAACAGCGGCTTTAGAGAGTGAAGTGAGTATGAGTGAGCTCTATGAAAAATATCCGGATTTTAGTTTTGACGTCAAAAAAGAACAAGAGCTTTTAGTAAAGCACGATAAAATCATCTTGCAATTTCCTTGTTTTTGGTATTCTTCCCCACCTCTTCTTAAAAAATATATTGATGATATTTTTGAATACGGCTTCGCTTATGGCAGTAGCGGCACAGCTTTAAAAGATAAAGAATTTGGGCTTTGTGTTAGTTTTGGAGCGAAAGAAGATGAGCTTTGTGAAGTAAGTATGTGTAAAAGAGTTGAAGATATTTTTATCCCGTTTAAATGTTCTTTTAGCTTTGTGGGTGCTCGGTTTATCAAGCCTTTTTTTATTTTTGATGCTCAAAATTTAAGTGATGAGGATTTAAAAGAAAAAGCAAGAGCTTATAGGGATTATATTAAAGCTTAA
- a CDS encoding NAD(P)-dependent alcohol dehydrogenase: MSKILNDGRIQSKGYAMLSKDSRFTPYEFTRHSIGDHDILIKILYAGICHSDIHTARSEWGEAVYPCVPGHEIAGEVVAVGKKVSKFKVGDYAGVGCMVNSCGECETCKISQEQFCQKAVFTYNSVDIYHGNENTYGGYSNNIVVSERFAICVPKDAPMEKVAPLLCAGITTYSPLKFSKVKEGTKVGVAGFGGLGMMAVKYAVKMGAKVSVFARNENKKAEALQMGVSEFYTSTDKNLVKERFDLILSTIPTPYNPVEYMELLKFGGELSIVGLPPYEVAPKISVIDIVYNAGKKVYGSMIGGIAETQEMLDFSLKHKIYPETELIQVHEIDKAYENLTSGKAKFRYVIDMTKEN; encoded by the coding sequence ATGAGTAAGATTTTAAATGATGGTCGTATTCAAAGCAAAGGCTATGCAATGCTTAGTAAAGATTCTCGATTCACTCCCTATGAATTTACGCGTCATTCTATAGGTGATCATGATATTTTGATTAAGATTCTTTATGCAGGAATTTGTCATAGTGATATCCATACTGCAAGGAGTGAATGGGGTGAAGCGGTTTATCCTTGTGTTCCCGGACACGAGATAGCAGGAGAGGTTGTAGCTGTTGGAAAAAAGGTCAGCAAATTTAAGGTTGGAGATTATGCTGGGGTTGGTTGTATGGTGAATTCTTGCGGAGAGTGTGAAACTTGTAAAATTTCTCAAGAGCAATTTTGTCAAAAAGCTGTTTTTACCTATAATAGCGTGGATATTTATCACGGAAATGAAAACACTTATGGAGGATATTCAAACAATATCGTCGTCAGCGAAAGATTTGCTATTTGCGTCCCAAAAGATGCTCCAATGGAAAAGGTCGCTCCTTTGCTTTGTGCGGGCATTACGACTTATTCTCCGCTTAAATTTTCTAAGGTCAAAGAGGGAACAAAGGTCGGAGTTGCTGGATTTGGTGGGCTTGGAATGATGGCTGTGAAATATGCTGTAAAAATGGGTGCAAAGGTCAGTGTTTTTGCAAGAAATGAAAATAAAAAGGCTGAAGCTTTACAAATGGGCGTGAGTGAATTTTATACAAGCACGGATAAAAATCTCGTTAAAGAAAGATTTGATTTAATCCTTTCAACTATTCCAACGCCTTATAATCCTGTAGAATATATGGAATTGCTTAAATTTGGTGGCGAGCTTTCTATCGTGGGACTTCCTCCCTATGAAGTTGCTCCAAAAATTAGCGTGATAGATATTGTTTATAATGCAGGTAAAAAGGTCTATGGGTCGATGATAGGCGGGATTGCTGAAACTCAAGAAATGCTTGATTTTTCACTTAAACATAAAATTTATCCTGAAACTGAACTCATTCAAGTGCATGAAATTGACAAAGCTTATGAAAATCTCACAAGTGGCAAGGCTAAATTCCGCTATGTGATTGATATGACTAAGGAAAATTGA
- a CDS encoding flavodoxin, with amino-acid sequence MKILVVFFSASGITREVAHTLAKAAQADIYELVPQNPYNKADLDWTNEQSRTSLEMRDKASRPKIANNIDISGYEVIFLGFPIWWYTAPHIVNTFLESQDFSAKIIVPFCTSGGSDLSNAPRDLQKSCPHAVFKEGKKFNFGTSRASIAKWIESLNLK; translated from the coding sequence ATGAAAATTCTTGTTGTATTTTTTAGTGCAAGCGGTATCACAAGGGAAGTTGCACATACTCTTGCAAAAGCTGCACAAGCTGATATTTATGAGCTTGTTCCGCAAAATCCTTATAATAAAGCAGATTTAGATTGGACAAATGAGCAAAGTCGCACAAGTTTGGAGATGAGGGATAAAGCCTCGCGTCCAAAAATTGCTAACAATATCGATATTTCAGGCTATGAAGTGATTTTTTTAGGATTTCCTATATGGTGGTATACTGCACCGCATATTGTCAATACTTTTTTAGAATCGCAAGATTTTAGTGCTAAGATTATCGTGCCTTTTTGCACGAGTGGTGGAAGTGATTTAAGCAATGCCCCTCGTGATTTGCAAAAATCTTGTCCCCATGCTGTATTTAAAGAGGGCAAGAAATTTAATTTTGGCACGAGCAGAGCAAGTATTGCAAAATGGATTGAAAGCTTAAATCTTAAATGA
- a CDS encoding cyclophilin-like fold protein, with translation MKKFLILFVFLALNLFAKEGTMEIKFSFDGNAFLIVLDDNAAAREFYAMLPLEFEMSDYVGKEKIAHLDKRLSLENMQGYEPQIGDFFYFSPWGNIGIFYEKQPPYTGLIKLGVIKEPKEELIKRLRDKKQNFKAIIEKHSK, from the coding sequence ATGAAAAAATTTCTCATTTTGTTTGTGTTTTTAGCGTTGAATCTTTTTGCAAAGGAGGGAACAATGGAGATTAAATTCAGCTTTGATGGAAACGCGTTTTTGATTGTTTTAGACGATAATGCTGCTGCGAGGGAATTTTATGCGATGTTGCCTTTGGAATTTGAAATGAGTGATTATGTGGGTAAAGAAAAAATTGCTCATTTAGATAAAAGGTTGAGCTTAGAAAATATGCAGGGTTATGAGCCACAAATTGGGGATTTTTTCTATTTTTCTCCGTGGGGAAATATCGGCATATTTTATGAAAAACAACCCCCTTATACAGGCTTAATCAAGCTTGGTGTTATTAAAGAGCCAAAAGAGGAGTTGATAAAACGTCTAAGGGATAAGAAGCAGAATTTTAAAGCCATTATAGAAAAACATTCTAAGTAA
- a CDS encoding NAD(P)H-dependent oxidoreductase, whose translation MKKILFLIAFFVALSFGAQSIEVKTLVIVSHPYYEKSTFIKALAQSLNQIKNLQIRNLDEIYGTDTRKIEGEKEREIMRGVDRVVFLFPTHWFNITPMMKAYLNETWGNVGPNLWQGKEMLVVSTAAGGSSTYGKNGRIGVELKDVFLPMKASAMHAGMKYLEPLVFDNVYSRDIKEMQDALIDRLKQ comes from the coding sequence ATGAAAAAAATTTTGTTTTTGATAGCATTTTTTGTTGCTTTAAGTTTTGGAGCACAGAGCATTGAGGTTAAAACTCTTGTGATTGTTTCGCATCCCTATTATGAAAAATCCACTTTCATTAAGGCTTTAGCACAATCTTTAAATCAAATAAAAAATCTCCAAATACGAAATTTAGATGAGATTTATGGCACTGATACAAGAAAAATAGAGGGAGAAAAGGAAAGAGAAATCATGCGTGGAGTGGATAGAGTGGTGTTTTTATTCCCTACGCATTGGTTTAATATAACGCCTATGATGAAAGCTTATTTAAACGAAACTTGGGGGAATGTGGGACCAAATTTGTGGCAGGGTAAGGAGATGCTCGTGGTTTCAACTGCAGCAGGTGGAAGCTCAACTTATGGGAAAAATGGACGCATTGGCGTAGAATTAAAAGATGTGTTTTTACCCATGAAAGCAAGTGCAATGCATGCGGGTATGAAATATTTAGAACCTTTGGTCTTTGATAATGTCTATTCAAGGGATATTAAAGAGATGCAAGATGCTTTGATTGACAGACTCAAACAATGA
- a CDS encoding aldo/keto reductase: MKRRKFLENSAKVFAASMLFNVAFAGENSAKKSTDSKTLPQRMLGKMRVSALGLGCMGMSHGHGPARDEKEMIKLIHRAVELGVTYFDTAEIYGPHTNEILLGKALKPFRDKVCIGTKFGLYYPFGKQMQDSSKKSILRAVDESLKRLQSDYIDIYTQHRGDPDTPIEEVALTMSELVKAGKIRHYGLSEPGYKTLERAHKIYPVTAVQSHYSMMFREVETNEILKTCESLDIGFVAYSPLDRGFLGGLINEKTQFHPTLDMRTSFPRYSKEALKENQKFITFLKEVAANKKVKGKTASVPQIALAWLLAQKPFIMPIPETTKIKHLEENLGSLEITFSKEELEQINARLKEMKVVGERYAPGSDAANSVGL; this comes from the coding sequence ATGAAAAGAAGGAAATTTTTAGAAAATTCTGCAAAAGTTTTTGCGGCTTCTATGCTCTTTAATGTCGCGTTTGCAGGGGAAAATTCCGCAAAGAAAAGCACAGATTCTAAAACATTACCGCAAAGAATGCTTGGAAAAATGCGTGTGAGTGCGTTAGGGCTTGGTTGTATGGGTATGAGTCATGGGCATGGACCTGCTAGAGATGAAAAAGAAATGATTAAGCTCATTCATAGAGCTGTGGAGCTTGGTGTTACTTATTTTGATACAGCAGAAATTTACGGACCACATACAAATGAAATCCTTTTGGGAAAAGCCTTAAAACCCTTTAGAGACAAGGTTTGTATAGGCACGAAATTTGGGCTTTATTATCCCTTTGGAAAGCAAATGCAAGATTCTAGTAAAAAGTCTATTTTAAGGGCAGTTGATGAGAGTTTAAAACGTTTGCAAAGTGATTATATTGATATTTATACACAGCACAGAGGAGACCCTGACACGCCTATTGAAGAAGTGGCTTTGACGATGAGTGAGCTTGTTAAAGCGGGTAAGATTCGCCATTATGGCTTGAGTGAGCCCGGTTATAAAACGCTTGAGAGGGCACACAAAATTTATCCCGTAACCGCTGTGCAAAGTCATTATTCTATGATGTTTAGAGAGGTTGAAACAAATGAAATTCTTAAAACTTGCGAGAGCTTAGATATAGGTTTTGTGGCGTATTCCCCGCTTGATAGAGGATTCTTAGGCGGACTCATCAATGAAAAAACGCAATTTCACCCAACGCTTGATATGCGCACTTCTTTTCCGCGTTATAGCAAAGAAGCTCTCAAAGAAAATCAAAAATTTATCACATTTTTAAAAGAAGTGGCTGCAAATAAAAAGGTTAAGGGTAAAACTGCAAGTGTCCCACAAATCGCTCTTGCTTGGCTTTTAGCACAAAAACCTTTCATTATGCCCATTCCAGAAACGACGAAAATCAAGCATTTAGAGGAGAATCTTGGCTCTTTAGAAATCACATTTAGCAAAGAAGAATTAGAGCAAATCAATGCAAGATTAAAAGAGATGAAAGTCGTAGGCGAGAGGTATGCACCCGGAAGCGATGCTGCTAATAGCGTAGGTTTATAA
- a CDS encoding putative quinol monooxygenase: MSENSLRLESGVLMLYPMWEEKNPCVFKILEIYANEQSYQKHLQTPHFKKYKQGTSKMVKNLELIDMKALNPQIF, encoded by the coding sequence GTGAGCGAGAATTCTTTGAGATTAGAAAGCGGGGTTTTAATGCTTTATCCTATGTGGGAGGAAAAAAATCCTTGTGTTTTTAAGATTCTTGAAATTTATGCAAACGAGCAGAGTTATCAAAAACACTTGCAAACTCCGCATTTTAAAAAATACAAGCAAGGCACTTCAAAAATGGTTAAAAATTTAGAATTAATTGACATGAAAGCTCTTAATCCTCAAATTTTTTAA
- a CDS encoding alpha/beta hydrolase, which translates to MPHLLFSKQGDKMSNQTWDKVFPKNDEIAIKKVEFKNRFGITLVGDLYTPKNTKQGKFAAIAISGPFGAVKEQASGFYAQTLAEQGFITLAFDPSFTGESALANKNLPQNVASPDINTEDFSAAVDFLSNQSNVDAEKIGILGICGFGGFAINAAAMDTRIKATVASTMYDMTRVNAYGYNDTMDAKARYALKEQLNKQRTLDFKNKSYAKAQGLPEKLTGDEPQFIKDYWDYYKTKRGFHKRSINSNGNWNQTSSLSLMNLPILAFSDEIQNAVLVIHGEKAHSRYFSEDAFKKLKGKNKELLIIKDASHVDLYDNADKIPFAKITEFFKANLV; encoded by the coding sequence ATGCCTCATTTACTTTTTTCAAAACAAGGAGATAAAATGTCAAATCAAACATGGGATAAGGTTTTTCCAAAAAACGATGAAATCGCTATAAAAAAGGTTGAATTTAAAAATCGTTTCGGAATCACTTTAGTGGGGGATTTATACACACCAAAAAATACAAAACAAGGCAAATTTGCTGCCATTGCAATAAGCGGTCCTTTTGGAGCTGTCAAGGAACAAGCCTCCGGATTTTATGCTCAAACTTTAGCAGAACAAGGCTTCATAACCCTTGCCTTTGACCCTTCTTTCACAGGTGAGAGTGCATTAGCAAACAAGAATTTACCGCAAAATGTCGCTTCGCCAGATATTAACACAGAGGATTTTTCTGCGGCAGTGGATTTTCTAAGCAATCAAAGCAATGTTGATGCGGAAAAGATAGGGATTTTAGGAATCTGTGGCTTTGGTGGTTTTGCTATCAATGCTGCAGCAATGGATACAAGAATCAAAGCCACTGTAGCCTCTACAATGTATGATATGACAAGGGTTAATGCCTATGGTTATAATGACACTATGGACGCTAAGGCACGTTATGCCCTCAAAGAACAGCTTAACAAGCAAAGAACGCTTGATTTTAAAAACAAAAGCTATGCGAAGGCTCAAGGTTTGCCAGAAAAACTTACAGGAGACGAACCGCAATTTATCAAGGATTATTGGGATTATTACAAGACTAAAAGAGGCTTTCATAAGCGTTCAATCAACTCAAATGGCAATTGGAATCAAACTTCATCTTTATCTTTGATGAATCTCCCTATACTTGCCTTTAGCGATGAGATTCAAAATGCAGTGCTTGTCATTCACGGAGAAAAGGCTCACAGCCGATATTTTAGCGAGGATGCTTTTAAGAAGCTTAAGGGCAAAAATAAAGAATTGCTCATCATAAAAGACGCAAGCCATGTGGATTTATATGACAATGCAGACAAAATCCCTTTTGCAAAAATCACAGAATTTTTCAAAGCAAATTTGGTGTGA